In the genome of Streptomyces sp. V2I9, one region contains:
- a CDS encoding 4-hydroxy-tetrahydrodipicolinate synthase, with the protein MTATAPRPFGRALCAMITPFTATGALDPDAARAHAARLMAEGCDGIVLSGTTGESPTTTDAEKSALLRAVRAEVGDGVPLLSGVGGPDTATALRLARGAEEAGADGLLVVSPYYSRPPQAAVEGYFLRIADASGLPLMLYDIPGRTGVRIEPETLLRLAEHPRVVAVKDCAYDLLGSTKVMARTSLAYYSGCEELNLPLYAVGGAGYVSTVANVVPRRMRAPLDAFDAGRPDEAARLNGLTVRLTELMMASGLPGTVTAKALLDAGPVREPLQPAGREAADGLWKAYEELLAA; encoded by the coding sequence ATGACCGCCACCGCACCGCGCCCCTTCGGCCGCGCTCTCTGCGCCATGATCACGCCCTTCACCGCCACCGGGGCGCTGGACCCGGACGCCGCCCGTGCGCACGCCGCCCGCCTGATGGCGGAGGGCTGCGACGGGATCGTCCTCAGCGGCACCACGGGCGAGTCCCCCACCACGACGGACGCCGAGAAGTCGGCCCTGCTGCGGGCCGTTCGGGCGGAGGTCGGGGACGGCGTGCCGCTGCTCTCCGGGGTCGGGGGCCCGGACACCGCGACCGCCCTGCGTCTGGCGCGCGGGGCCGAGGAGGCGGGGGCGGACGGGCTGCTGGTGGTGAGCCCGTACTACAGCCGCCCGCCGCAGGCCGCCGTGGAGGGGTACTTCCTACGGATCGCGGACGCCTCGGGCCTGCCGCTGATGCTGTACGACATCCCCGGCCGTACGGGCGTCCGGATCGAGCCGGAGACCCTGCTGCGGCTGGCGGAGCACCCGCGGGTGGTGGCGGTGAAGGACTGCGCCTACGACCTGCTCGGCTCGACGAAGGTGATGGCCCGCACCTCGCTGGCGTACTACTCGGGCTGCGAGGAGCTGAACCTGCCGCTGTACGCGGTGGGCGGCGCGGGCTATGTCAGTACGGTGGCGAACGTGGTCCCGCGGCGGATGCGGGCCCCGCTGGACGCGTTCGACGCGGGCCGCCCCGACGAGGCGGCCCGGCTGAACGGCCTCACGGTCCGCCTCACCGAACTGATGATGGCGAGCGGCCTCCCCGGCACCGTCACCGCGAAGGCGCTCCTGGACGCCGGCCCGGTCCGGGAACCGCTGCAGCCCGCCGGGCGCGAGGCGGCCGACGGGCTGTGGAAGGCGTACGAGGAACTCCTCGCGGCCTGA
- a CDS encoding MFS transporter: MGGTDGTAAARVLRDPVAGRYLAGVVVSGFGTSAMWLTAGIWVTSLTGSNSLAALTVCAMWAPVPAGPAIGALADRVGRRALLVRVNLAMACLLSTLLLVDSGRTVWLVFVVLVLYGAGGVLLDAAESALVAGTVPASLLADFNGLRMTANEGMKLVAPLAGAGLYTRFGGPAVALPAAATCVLAALVFARLPVREAPRVRGPERAESWRDELAAGLRRIRASAVLRPLVAAGAVTMLLAGVNGAVTFAYLDDVLGHAPAYAGVLYAVQGAGSVAVGLLVGPLLRRLPERVFAAGGMALFGLAVVARTVPLDVAALAASAAIGFGLPCVLIAATTAVQRETPDAVLGRTAATAGSLMTAPNAVALALGAGLVAVVDVRALTAVAGGLGVLAAVALAVGARRGAPAVRSDVDRGRADTDRGTPGTV, from the coding sequence ATGGGCGGAACGGACGGCACAGCGGCGGCGCGGGTGTTGCGGGACCCGGTGGCGGGGCGGTATCTGGCGGGGGTGGTCGTCTCCGGCTTCGGTACGTCGGCGATGTGGCTCACGGCGGGAATCTGGGTCACGTCACTGACCGGGTCGAACAGTCTGGCGGCGCTGACGGTGTGCGCGATGTGGGCCCCGGTGCCGGCGGGACCGGCGATCGGCGCGCTCGCGGACCGGGTGGGACGCAGGGCGCTGCTGGTCCGGGTGAACCTGGCGATGGCCTGCCTGCTGTCCACGCTGCTGCTGGTGGACTCGGGTCGCACGGTCTGGCTGGTCTTCGTGGTGCTGGTCCTCTACGGGGCGGGCGGCGTCCTGCTCGACGCGGCGGAGTCGGCGCTGGTCGCGGGGACCGTGCCCGCGTCGCTGCTGGCGGACTTCAACGGGCTGCGGATGACGGCCAACGAGGGCATGAAGCTGGTCGCGCCACTGGCGGGCGCGGGCCTGTACACGCGGTTCGGCGGCCCGGCCGTGGCGCTGCCGGCCGCGGCGACGTGCGTGCTGGCCGCCCTGGTCTTCGCCCGGCTGCCGGTGCGGGAGGCCCCGCGCGTCCGGGGCCCGGAGCGGGCGGAGTCCTGGCGCGATGAACTCGCCGCCGGGCTGCGGCGGATCCGCGCCTCGGCCGTGCTGCGCCCGCTGGTCGCGGCGGGGGCGGTCACGATGCTGCTGGCCGGGGTGAACGGGGCCGTGACCTTCGCGTACCTCGACGATGTGCTGGGCCACGCGCCCGCGTACGCGGGGGTGTTGTACGCGGTGCAGGGAGCGGGTTCCGTGGCGGTGGGGCTGCTGGTGGGGCCGCTGCTGCGCCGGCTGCCGGAGCGGGTGTTCGCGGCGGGCGGGATGGCGCTGTTCGGGCTGGCGGTGGTGGCGCGCACGGTGCCGCTGGACGTGGCGGCCCTGGCGGCGAGCGCGGCGATCGGGTTCGGCCTGCCGTGCGTCCTGATCGCGGCGACGACGGCGGTGCAGCGGGAGACGCCGGACGCGGTGCTGGGGCGTACGGCGGCGACGGCGGGCTCGCTGATGACCGCGCCCAACGCGGTGGCCCTGGCGCTGGGTGCGGGGCTCGTCGCGGTGGTGGACGTACGGGCGCTGACGGCGGTGGCCGGGGGGCTGGGGGTGCTGGCGGCGGTGGCACTGGCGGTGGGAGCACGACGCGGGGCCCCCGCCGTCCGCTCCGACGTCGATCGCGGGAGGGCGGACACCGATCGGGGGACGCCGGGGACCGTCTGA
- a CDS encoding response regulator transcription factor, which translates to MSGGPVRVVLADDERMVRTALRVILDAEEGIEVVGEAATGAEAVSVVRELRPDVVLMDVRMPEIDGIRATEQILATSADPPRIVVVTTFENDAYVYEALRAGAAGFLLKRAAAEELVQAVRLVACGDSLLYPAAVRTLAAEHAARRPAAAPAWAARLTGREADVLRLMAAGLTNAEIAGRLSVGPATAKTHVAAVLAKTGARDRTQAVIAAYTSGFITPG; encoded by the coding sequence ATGAGCGGGGGCCCGGTGCGGGTGGTGCTGGCGGACGACGAGCGGATGGTGCGTACGGCGCTGCGCGTGATCCTGGACGCCGAGGAGGGCATCGAGGTCGTCGGGGAGGCGGCCACCGGCGCGGAGGCCGTCTCCGTGGTGCGGGAGCTGCGCCCCGACGTGGTGCTGATGGACGTACGGATGCCGGAGATCGACGGCATCCGGGCCACGGAGCAGATCCTCGCCACGTCGGCGGACCCGCCGAGGATCGTCGTCGTGACCACCTTCGAGAACGACGCGTACGTGTACGAGGCGCTGCGCGCCGGGGCGGCCGGGTTCCTGCTGAAGCGGGCGGCGGCCGAGGAACTGGTGCAGGCGGTGCGCCTGGTGGCCTGCGGTGATTCGCTCCTGTATCCGGCGGCGGTGCGCACGCTGGCCGCCGAGCACGCCGCGCGCCGGCCGGCCGCCGCCCCGGCGTGGGCGGCGCGGCTGACCGGACGCGAGGCGGACGTCCTGCGGCTGATGGCGGCGGGGCTGACCAACGCGGAGATCGCGGGGCGGCTCTCGGTGGGACCGGCGACGGCGAAGACGCATGTGGCCGCGGTCCTCGCGAAGACCGGGGCCCGCGATCGCACCCAGGCCGTCATCGCGGCGTACACGTCCGGCTTCATCACTCCGGGCTGA
- a CDS encoding winged helix-turn-helix transcriptional regulator produces MPQRTSLADADCSIARALDVVGDWWTLLIVRDTARGLHRFDALQQELGVSRKVLTERLRLLVDAGVLVREPYQDRPVRYEYRLTPRGRALLPVLIALQDWGDTWVLGEGETMATTAEASREADRVRALKGTRLPDLLLPGDGGEPRDPVADTPYTVLYCFPSAYARRDAYPPGWAEIPGASGCTLESCTYRDQLAEFTAAGATVHGVSAQRPDEQRAFAEKEGLRFPLLSDADLTLTAALRLPTFRAAGVSRLKRLTLVVDRERMIREVLYPITDIEASVREALEAVRRRTD; encoded by the coding sequence ATGCCTCAGCGCACCAGCCTGGCCGACGCCGACTGCTCGATCGCCCGGGCCCTGGACGTCGTGGGCGACTGGTGGACGCTGCTGATCGTGCGGGACACCGCGCGCGGGCTGCACCGGTTCGACGCGCTCCAGCAGGAGCTGGGCGTCTCGCGCAAGGTGCTGACCGAGCGGCTGCGGCTGCTGGTCGACGCCGGCGTGCTGGTTCGGGAGCCGTACCAGGACCGCCCGGTCCGCTACGAGTACCGCCTCACCCCGCGCGGCCGGGCGCTGCTGCCCGTGCTGATCGCGCTCCAGGACTGGGGCGACACCTGGGTACTGGGAGAAGGGGAGACGATGGCGACGACGGCGGAGGCATCGCGGGAGGCGGACCGGGTACGGGCGCTCAAGGGGACGCGGCTGCCGGATCTGCTGCTGCCGGGGGACGGTGGCGAGCCCCGCGACCCGGTCGCCGACACCCCGTACACCGTCCTGTACTGCTTCCCCAGCGCGTACGCACGCCGCGACGCCTACCCGCCGGGCTGGGCGGAGATCCCCGGGGCGAGCGGCTGCACCCTCGAATCGTGCACGTACCGCGACCAGTTGGCCGAGTTCACGGCGGCGGGGGCGACCGTGCACGGAGTGTCCGCGCAACGCCCGGACGAACAGCGCGCGTTCGCGGAGAAGGAGGGGCTGCGCTTCCCGCTGCTCTCGGACGCGGACCTGACGCTGACGGCGGCGCTGCGCCTGCCGACGTTCCGGGCGGCGGGGGTGAGCCGGCTGAAGCGGCTGACGCTGGTGGTGGACCGGGAACGGATGATCCGCGAGGTGCTGTACCCGATCACGGACATCGAGGCGAGCGTGCGGGAGGCGCTGGAGGCGGTACGCCGCCGGACGGACTGA
- the dapD gene encoding 2,3,4,5-tetrahydropyridine-2,6-dicarboxylate N-succinyltransferase: protein MTDTISQGSARPTGAVAAGLATVAGDGTVLDTWFPAPELTSDPGPAGTTRLSPDEALNRLGEGAAKAIGVDARRGVEVVAVSTVISSLDDKPLDAHDAYLRLHLLSHRLVRPHGQNLDGLFGLLANVAWTSLGPVAVDDLERVRLNARAEGLHLQVTSVDKFPRMTDYVAPKGVRIADADRVRLGAHLAAGTTVMHEGFVNFNAGTLGTSMVEGRISAGVVVGDGSDIGGGASTMGTLSGGGTERIVIGERCLVGAEAGVGIALGDECVVEAGLYVTAGTRVTLPDGQVVKARELSGASNILFRRNSVTGTVEARPNNAVWGGLNEVLHAHN from the coding sequence ATGACCGACACGATTTCCCAGGGTTCTGCCCGCCCCACCGGCGCCGTCGCCGCCGGCCTCGCCACCGTCGCCGGTGACGGCACCGTCCTCGACACCTGGTTCCCCGCCCCCGAGCTGACCTCGGACCCCGGCCCGGCCGGCACGACCCGTCTCAGCCCGGACGAGGCCCTCAACCGGCTCGGTGAGGGCGCCGCCAAGGCCATCGGCGTGGACGCCCGGCGCGGCGTCGAGGTCGTCGCCGTGTCCACGGTCATCTCCTCCCTCGACGACAAGCCGCTCGACGCGCACGACGCCTACCTGCGTCTGCACCTGCTCTCGCACCGGCTCGTCCGCCCGCACGGCCAGAACCTCGACGGACTCTTCGGCCTGCTCGCCAACGTCGCGTGGACCTCGCTCGGCCCGGTCGCCGTCGACGACCTGGAGCGGGTCCGCCTCAACGCCCGAGCCGAGGGCCTGCACCTCCAGGTCACCTCCGTCGACAAGTTCCCGCGCATGACGGACTACGTCGCCCCCAAGGGCGTCCGTATCGCGGACGCCGACCGCGTCCGCCTCGGCGCGCACCTCGCCGCCGGAACCACCGTCATGCACGAGGGCTTCGTCAACTTCAACGCGGGCACGCTCGGCACCTCCATGGTCGAGGGCCGTATCTCCGCGGGCGTCGTCGTCGGTGACGGCTCCGACATCGGCGGCGGCGCGTCCACCATGGGCACCCTCTCCGGCGGCGGCACCGAGCGCATCGTCATCGGCGAGCGCTGCCTGGTCGGCGCCGAGGCGGGCGTCGGGATCGCGCTCGGCGACGAGTGCGTCGTGGAGGCCGGGCTGTACGTCACGGCCGGCACGCGCGTCACCCTCCCGGACGGCCAGGTCGTCAAGGCCCGCGAGCTCTCCGGCGCCTCCAACATCCTCTTCCGCCGCAACTCGGTCACCGGCACCGTCGAGGCCCGGCCGAACAACGCGGTCTGGGGTGGCCTGAACGAGGTCCTGCACGCCCACAACTGA
- a CDS encoding TerD family protein, whose product MTAMTPGSNLPLSAVRVAVDVAAPVRLDVSGLLLTADGKVRSDDDFIFYNQPSGSGVTYRSGGGSAPDAIVVDTAAVPRGIEKIVVTASPDAAGQTFQGIEPTATVRDADDGSALATFTPPQLGAETALVVIEVYRRNGAWKARAVGQGYANGLAGIATDFGVTVEEPAAPAAPPAQAAPAPVAPSPPSAPAPVAAPVDPRIAPPAPAAPPAPAAPAGSGKINLDKGRVSLQKNQTVSLVKGGAPLLSRVRMGLGWEPAFRGKDIDLDASVIAYGPNRNHLASCYFGKLTILNGAIQHSGDNLTGEGAGDDEVIMVDLGRIPAEATGLVFTVNSFTGQKFNEVAKAYCRLIDDASGEELVRFDLTGAEPQTGVMMAKLIKQFTGEWEMTAIGEFVKSRTVRGMVKPAAQAL is encoded by the coding sequence ATGACCGCAATGACCCCCGGCTCGAACCTCCCCCTCTCCGCCGTCCGTGTGGCGGTGGACGTCGCCGCTCCGGTGCGGCTCGACGTCTCGGGCCTGCTGCTCACCGCCGACGGCAAGGTGCGCTCCGACGACGACTTCATCTTCTACAACCAGCCCTCCGGCTCCGGCGTGACGTACCGCTCCGGCGGGGGCTCCGCGCCCGACGCGATCGTGGTGGACACCGCGGCCGTCCCCCGGGGCATCGAGAAGATCGTCGTCACCGCCAGCCCGGACGCCGCGGGCCAGACCTTCCAGGGCATCGAGCCCACCGCCACCGTGCGCGACGCGGACGACGGCAGCGCGCTCGCCACCTTCACCCCGCCGCAGCTGGGCGCCGAGACGGCGCTCGTGGTCATCGAGGTCTACCGGCGCAACGGGGCCTGGAAGGCACGCGCGGTCGGCCAGGGTTACGCGAACGGGCTGGCCGGGATCGCCACGGACTTCGGCGTCACGGTCGAGGAGCCGGCAGCCCCCGCCGCCCCGCCCGCACAGGCGGCCCCCGCCCCGGTCGCCCCGTCCCCGCCGTCCGCCCCCGCTCCGGTGGCCGCCCCCGTGGACCCGCGGATCGCTCCGCCCGCCCCGGCCGCTCCCCCGGCCCCCGCGGCGCCCGCGGGCTCGGGGAAGATCAACCTCGACAAGGGCCGGGTCAGCCTCCAGAAGAACCAGACCGTCTCCCTCGTCAAGGGCGGCGCGCCCTTGCTCTCGCGGGTCAGGATGGGCCTGGGCTGGGAGCCCGCGTTCCGCGGCAAGGACATCGACCTGGACGCTTCGGTCATCGCCTACGGGCCCAACCGCAATCACCTGGCCAGCTGCTACTTCGGCAAGCTGACCATCCTGAACGGCGCGATCCAGCACTCCGGGGACAACCTCACCGGTGAGGGCGCGGGCGACGACGAGGTGATCATGGTGGATCTGGGCCGGATCCCCGCGGAGGCGACGGGCCTGGTCTTCACGGTGAACTCCTTCACCGGGCAGAAGTTCAACGAGGTCGCCAAGGCGTACTGCCGGCTGATCGACGACGCGTCGGGCGAGGAGCTGGTCCGCTTCGATCTCACCGGCGCTGAGCCGCAGACGGGCGTGATGATGGCCAAGCTGATCAAGCAGTTCACCGGCGAGTGGGAGATGACCGCGATCGGCGAATTCGTGAAGTCGCGCACCGTGCGGGGCATGGTGAAGCCCGCCGCGCAGGCCCTGTAG
- a CDS encoding MFS transporter, with protein MGMLRGVPRTVRLLALGAFLNAVVSFTFVYLFVYLVGPRGLTVTQAGVISGVGGVGLVAGNFTGGWFGDRFGHRRALLTGACVSGAALVVLPALPVAALYGVLPVAQYAAGVVRAANAALVAVSVPGGGRRRSFALTRFAANGGFAIGPPLGALVAARFSYDWLFVADGVGTLLFAAYAARILPARGSAHSAPVRDPDAPGLRRELRARPAVLVLLAAIVVVDLVYRQQYSTLPVLLADHGHSTQFYGWLLAINGGVILCLELPAAHALRRRAPLGLVGAGLLLVGLGYALLIPGAGVILAVAMMLSLTLGEILYKTPATAYVADQAPGHAQGRFQSLYAGASISGQVLAPPLGAAVYAAAPALLRPLCAVLAAGAGAAVPAARRLPGQGERSPRAGKGPHAETGSPERAPAG; from the coding sequence ATGGGCATGCTGCGCGGAGTGCCGCGAACGGTACGGCTGCTGGCACTGGGGGCGTTCCTCAACGCCGTCGTCAGCTTCACCTTCGTCTACCTCTTCGTGTACCTCGTCGGACCGCGCGGACTGACCGTCACCCAGGCCGGAGTGATCAGCGGTGTCGGCGGCGTCGGCCTGGTCGCGGGGAACTTCACCGGCGGCTGGTTCGGCGACCGCTTCGGCCACCGCCGCGCCCTGCTGACCGGGGCCTGCGTCAGCGGGGCGGCGCTCGTCGTCCTGCCCGCGCTCCCGGTCGCCGCCCTCTACGGAGTGCTCCCGGTCGCCCAGTACGCCGCGGGCGTCGTCCGGGCCGCCAACGCGGCGCTCGTCGCCGTCTCCGTACCCGGGGGCGGCCGCCGCCGGAGCTTCGCCCTCACCCGGTTCGCCGCCAACGGGGGGTTCGCCATCGGTCCGCCGCTCGGCGCCCTGGTCGCCGCGCGCTTCTCGTACGACTGGCTCTTCGTCGCGGACGGCGTCGGCACCCTGCTCTTCGCCGCGTACGCCGCCCGCATCCTGCCCGCCCGCGGCAGCGCCCACTCGGCGCCCGTCCGCGACCCGGACGCCCCCGGCCTCCGGCGCGAACTCCGCGCCAGACCCGCCGTCCTGGTACTGCTCGCCGCGATCGTCGTCGTCGACCTCGTCTATCGGCAGCAGTACTCGACCCTCCCGGTGCTCCTCGCCGACCACGGCCACTCCACCCAGTTCTACGGCTGGCTGCTCGCCATCAACGGCGGCGTCATCCTCTGCCTCGAACTGCCCGCTGCCCACGCCCTGCGCCGACGCGCCCCGCTCGGCCTCGTCGGCGCCGGACTGCTGCTCGTCGGGCTCGGCTACGCCCTGCTGATCCCCGGCGCGGGCGTGATCCTCGCCGTCGCCATGATGCTCTCGCTGACGCTCGGAGAGATCCTCTACAAGACCCCCGCCACCGCCTACGTCGCCGACCAGGCGCCCGGCCACGCCCAGGGCCGCTTCCAGAGCCTGTACGCCGGTGCGTCGATCAGCGGCCAGGTGCTCGCCCCGCCCCTGGGAGCCGCCGTGTACGCCGCAGCCCCCGCCCTGCTCCGGCCGCTCTGCGCCGTGCTCGCGGCGGGCGCGGGGGCGGCGGTGCCGGCGGCGCGGCGGCTGCCGGGTCAAGGGGAGCGGTCCCCGCGCGCGGGGAAGGGGCCGCACGCCGAGACCGGTTCGCCCGAGCGGGCTCCGGCCGGTTAG
- a CDS encoding antibiotic biosynthesis monooxygenase, producing the protein MTAHLTDRPDPARPDAVIAKASTWNVGTPQRQREAVDAIRKVWQSREWPHPGLLSYSVYTGEDGATLLHYSQWTGEQAYQELVRDSRDARNAEIDAAVPGIERVGIHTYELYRSGLRAEADTRRTGCVVIVDVEFDGPDPARQRDWVDRVFEALGEESELPAGGIAAHFHASTDGTRVLNYAEWESADHHIAALAAPGEGIGSPSPLWERVQKYPGMTGGGVNRYTPALSMEPGADRQG; encoded by the coding sequence ATGACCGCGCACCTGACCGACCGTCCGGACCCCGCCCGCCCCGACGCCGTGATCGCCAAGGCCAGCACCTGGAACGTGGGGACACCGCAGCGGCAGCGGGAAGCCGTCGACGCCATCCGGAAGGTCTGGCAGAGCCGGGAGTGGCCGCACCCCGGACTGCTCTCGTACAGCGTGTACACGGGGGAGGACGGCGCGACGCTGCTGCACTACTCCCAGTGGACCGGCGAACAGGCCTACCAGGAGCTCGTCCGGGACAGCCGGGACGCCCGCAACGCCGAGATCGACGCCGCGGTCCCCGGCATCGAGCGCGTCGGCATCCACACGTACGAGCTGTACCGCTCCGGGCTCCGGGCCGAGGCCGACACCCGCAGGACCGGCTGCGTCGTGATCGTCGACGTCGAGTTCGACGGGCCCGACCCGGCCCGCCAACGCGACTGGGTGGACCGCGTGTTCGAGGCGCTCGGCGAGGAGAGCGAACTGCCCGCCGGCGGGATCGCCGCGCACTTCCACGCGAGCACCGACGGCACCCGGGTCCTCAACTACGCGGAGTGGGAGAGCGCCGATCACCACATCGCGGCCCTCGCCGCACCCGGCGAGGGCATCGGCTCCCCGTCCCCGCTCTGGGAACGCGTCCAGAAGTATCCGGGCATGACCGGCGGCGGCGTGAACCGCTACACCCCGGCGCTCAGCATGGAACCCGGCGCGGACCGGCAGGGATGA
- a CDS encoding sensor histidine kinase: MRAIRVLFGRRARLRWLHLIIGGALLMPYFLVGTVLVGMAGGGKHLFSSLPAQSAAFALALPMAAVTGLFALVRPLCVAAARALCGVPPALLADGPARTRQARVRTAGWYTLHLALGGIVSGCTLALPPFAVAVAALPFFAGLRASWLLDGPEPLREPWVLALAPVAGIAMLVALALAVAAAGEVLARRATVLLGPTPEDRLAAAERRAADLAVRNRLARELHDSVGHALSAVTLQAGAARRVLDRDPEFVREALTAIEETTRRTVGELDAVLGLLRRDGEPDEEGAAHGPGLDALGGLLTHCGVPVAYERKGDPENPRVVRPDVSREAYRIVQEGLSNALRHGGGAAVRLLVAVRERELEIVMENPLGERPAVARPGGGRGLRGVAERAVLLGGRTEAGAHGDFWRLTARLPLTASGARAGTTGTDTTGTGTTGTGTAGTGSEGRR, from the coding sequence ATGAGGGCGATCCGCGTGCTGTTCGGCCGGCGGGCACGGCTGCGGTGGCTGCATCTGATCATCGGCGGCGCGCTGCTGATGCCGTACTTCCTCGTCGGCACGGTCCTGGTCGGCATGGCGGGCGGCGGGAAGCATCTCTTCTCCTCGCTGCCCGCCCAGTCGGCCGCGTTCGCCCTCGCCCTGCCGATGGCGGCGGTCACCGGCCTCTTCGCCCTCGTCCGGCCGCTGTGCGTGGCCGCCGCGCGTGCCCTGTGCGGGGTTCCGCCGGCCCTGCTGGCCGACGGGCCGGCCCGGACCCGGCAGGCCCGCGTGCGTACGGCCGGCTGGTACACGCTGCACCTGGCGCTCGGCGGGATCGTCAGCGGGTGCACGCTGGCGCTGCCGCCGTTCGCGGTGGCGGTGGCCGCCCTGCCGTTCTTCGCGGGGCTGCGCGCGTCCTGGCTGCTCGACGGCCCCGAACCGCTGCGGGAGCCGTGGGTCCTGGCCCTGGCACCGGTCGCCGGGATCGCGATGCTGGTGGCCCTGGCCCTGGCCGTCGCGGCGGCCGGGGAGGTGCTGGCCCGGCGGGCCACGGTGCTGCTGGGGCCGACGCCGGAGGACCGGCTGGCCGCAGCCGAGCGCCGGGCGGCGGATCTGGCGGTACGCAACCGCCTCGCGCGGGAACTGCACGATTCGGTGGGCCACGCGCTGAGCGCGGTGACCCTCCAGGCGGGGGCGGCCCGCCGGGTCCTGGACCGCGATCCGGAGTTCGTCCGCGAGGCGCTGACGGCCATCGAGGAGACGACGCGGCGTACGGTCGGCGAACTGGACGCGGTCCTCGGGCTGCTGCGGCGGGACGGGGAGCCGGACGAGGAGGGGGCGGCGCACGGGCCGGGGCTGGACGCGCTCGGCGGGCTGCTGACGCACTGCGGGGTGCCGGTGGCGTACGAGCGGAAGGGCGACCCGGAGAACCCGCGCGTGGTGCGGCCGGACGTCTCGCGCGAGGCGTACCGGATCGTCCAGGAGGGGCTGAGCAACGCCCTGCGGCACGGCGGGGGCGCGGCGGTACGGCTGCTGGTCGCGGTACGGGAGAGGGAGCTGGAGATCGTGATGGAGAACCCGCTGGGCGAACGGCCCGCCGTGGCCCGCCCCGGAGGCGGCCGCGGGCTGCGGGGCGTCGCGGAGCGTGCCGTCCTGCTGGGCGGCCGGACCGAGGCGGGCGCGCACGGAGACTTCTGGCGGCTGACCGCCCGGCTGCCGCTGACGGCATCGGGCGCACGCGCGGGCACGACGGGCACGGACACGACGGGGACGGGTACGACGGGGACGGGTACGGCCGGAACGGGATCGGAGGGGCGGCGATGA
- a CDS encoding penicillin-binding protein 2 yields the protein MNKTIRRASAFCLLLVLALLVRATWVQGYQAKALADDEHNRRKTIAQYAHPLGDIIVAGSPVTGSKGTTGGDLRYKRTYTHGELYAAVTGYSSQAYGATQLEGIYGDVLDGTDDRLKNPKDLLTGAQATPGNVLTTIDPDVQKAAYEALGDDKGAAVAMDPSTGRILGMVSTPSYDPSKISGTGDGDAWKALLDDEDKPLVNRALRQPLAPGSTFKLVVAAAALENGLYGSVDERTDSPDPYTLPNTSTVLRNENASAPCENATLRTALQYSCNNVFAKAAVDLGQDKVKEMADAFGFDTEKLDVPVRAARSVYPTGMDKAQTALTGIGQFEVTATPLQMAMVTSALANGGELAAPHMVSRVTDGDGTVLEETGDDDTERVVEESTAKQLRSAMVTVVEEGTGANARIPGAEVGGKTGTAQNGVDNSNTPYAWFTSYAKDRGSGQEVAVAVIVEDSGSARSEVSGNGLAAPIAQKMMKAALER from the coding sequence ATGAACAAGACAATCAGGCGCGCTTCGGCCTTCTGCCTGCTCCTGGTGCTCGCCCTGCTGGTGCGGGCGACATGGGTGCAGGGCTACCAGGCCAAGGCGCTCGCGGACGACGAGCACAACCGGCGGAAGACGATCGCGCAGTACGCGCATCCGCTCGGGGACATCATCGTGGCCGGTTCGCCGGTCACCGGATCGAAGGGGACCACGGGTGGCGACCTCCGGTACAAGCGCACGTACACCCACGGTGAGCTGTACGCGGCCGTCACCGGCTACAGCTCGCAGGCGTACGGGGCGACCCAGCTCGAAGGGATCTACGGCGACGTCCTGGACGGCACGGACGACCGGCTGAAGAACCCGAAGGATCTGCTCACCGGCGCGCAGGCGACGCCGGGCAACGTCCTCACCACCATCGACCCGGACGTCCAGAAGGCGGCCTACGAGGCGCTCGGCGACGACAAGGGCGCCGCGGTGGCGATGGACCCGAGCACCGGGCGAATCCTCGGCATGGTCTCCACCCCCTCGTACGACCCTTCGAAGATCAGCGGGACGGGGGACGGCGACGCCTGGAAGGCGCTGCTGGACGACGAGGACAAGCCGCTGGTCAACCGGGCGCTGCGGCAGCCGCTGGCGCCGGGCTCCACCTTCAAGCTGGTGGTCGCGGCGGCGGCACTGGAGAACGGGCTGTACGGCTCGGTCGACGAGCGCACCGACAGCCCCGATCCGTACACCCTGCCGAACACGAGCACCGTCCTGCGCAACGAGAACGCGTCCGCCCCCTGCGAGAACGCGACCCTGCGCACCGCGCTCCAGTACTCCTGCAACAACGTCTTCGCGAAAGCGGCCGTCGATCTCGGCCAGGACAAGGTGAAGGAGATGGCGGACGCGTTCGGCTTCGACACGGAGAAGCTGGACGTCCCGGTGCGGGCGGCGAGGAGCGTGTATCCGACCGGGATGGACAAGGCGCAGACGGCGCTGACGGGGATCGGCCAGTTCGAGGTCACCGCGACCCCGCTCCAGATGGCGATGGTCACCTCGGCCCTGGCCAACGGCGGTGAACTGGCCGCGCCCCACATGGTGTCGCGGGTGACGGACGGGGACGGCACGGTACTGGAGGAGACCGGCGACGACGACACGGAGCGGGTGGTGGAGGAGTCCACGGCGAAGCAGCTGCGGAGTGCGATGGTGACGGTCGTCGAGGAGGGCACGGGAGCCAACGCCCGGATTCCCGGGGCCGAGGTCGGCGGGAAGACGGGCACCGCGCAGAACGGCGTGGACAACAGCAACACCCCGTACGCCTGGTTCACCTCGTACGCGAAGGACCGCGGGAGCGGCCAGGAGGTCGCGGTGGCCGTGATCGTCGAGGACTCGGGCTCGGCGCGCTCCGAGGTCAGCGGAAACGGGCTGGCGGCGCCGATCGCGCAGAAGATGATGAAGGCGGCGCTGGAGCGGTGA